A region from the Sulfitobacter sp. D7 genome encodes:
- a CDS encoding VOC family protein, whose protein sequence is MMKSPLPDAPAPQSLLEAAVYVDDLDAAREFYRDILGLQLFQEVPGRHMFFALGPSVLLVFNPTATSQPPGNPKMPVPPHGARGPGHVCFAMKRDEIAAMETRLQAAGVEIDTSFDWPNGARSLYVRDPAGNSVEFAEPWLWDEMKG, encoded by the coding sequence ATGATGAAAAGCCCCCTGCCCGATGCGCCCGCCCCGCAGTCCTTGCTCGAAGCCGCCGTTTACGTCGATGATCTGGATGCGGCGCGGGAGTTTTACCGCGACATTCTGGGTCTACAACTGTTTCAAGAGGTGCCGGGGCGGCATATGTTCTTTGCGCTTGGCCCCTCGGTCTTGCTGGTCTTCAACCCCACGGCAACAAGCCAGCCGCCCGGTAATCCGAAGATGCCGGTGCCGCCCCATGGGGCGCGGGGGCCGGGGCATGTCTGCTTTGCGATGAAACGCGATGAGATCGCCGCGATGGAGACGCGGCTGCAGGCCGCCGGGGTCGAGATCGATACCAGCTTTGACTGGCCCAACGGGGCGCGCTCACTTTATGTGCGCGACCCGGCAGGCAATTCGGTCGAATTCGCAGAGCCGTGGCTCTGGGATGAGATGAAGGGTTAA
- the xth gene encoding exodeoxyribonuclease III → MKIASFNINGIKARAAALPEWLDEAQPDVVVLQEIKSVDEAFPREMLEERGYNVETHGQKSFNGVAILSKLPLEDVTRGLPGDDEDDQARWIEATVVGDDMALRVCGLYLPNGNPVPGPKYDYKLAWMARLQARAETLLAEETPFLMAGDYNIIPQAEDAAKPDSWREDALFRPESRAAWRQLVNLGLTDAFRARTQGPGHYSFWDYQAGAWNRNNGIRIDHFLLSPTVADRLRDCQIDRDVRGRDKPSDHVPIWVELDI, encoded by the coding sequence ATGAAAATCGCGAGTTTTAACATCAACGGTATCAAAGCCCGCGCCGCGGCCTTGCCCGAGTGGCTCGACGAGGCGCAGCCGGACGTGGTTGTGCTGCAAGAGATCAAGTCGGTCGACGAGGCCTTCCCCCGCGAGATGCTCGAAGAGCGCGGTTATAACGTCGAGACCCACGGGCAGAAATCTTTCAACGGTGTGGCGATCCTGTCGAAACTCCCGCTGGAGGATGTGACCCGCGGCCTGCCCGGCGATGACGAAGACGATCAGGCTCGCTGGATCGAGGCCACGGTCGTGGGTGACGATATGGCGCTACGGGTTTGCGGGCTTTACCTGCCCAATGGCAACCCGGTGCCGGGGCCAAAGTATGACTATAAACTCGCTTGGATGGCCCGGCTACAAGCCCGTGCCGAGACGCTACTGGCCGAAGAAACGCCCTTCCTCATGGCGGGCGATTACAACATTATCCCGCAGGCCGAAGATGCGGCCAAACCCGACAGTTGGCGCGAAGACGCGCTATTTCGCCCCGAATCCCGCGCGGCGTGGCGGCAGCTGGTGAACCTTGGGCTAACGGATGCTTTTCGGGCGCGAACCCAAGGGCCGGGGCATTATTCGTTCTGGGATTATCAGGCCGGTGCCTGGAACCGCAACAACGGCATCCGCATTGACCATTTTCTCTTGTCGCCGACCGTGGCGGACCGGCTGCGCGATTGCCAGATTGACCGCGATGTGCGCGGGCGTGACAAACCGTCGGACCATGTGCCGATCTGGGTCGAACTGGATATCTAA
- a CDS encoding alpha/beta hydrolase has translation MTRVLNAERREPVSGTTRSVVVFLHGYGANGADLLGLADPLSEHLPDTLFVAPDAPEACAGAPMGFQWFPIPWIDGSSEEESMRGMMSAVEDLDAFLDALMVDEDVLPEQVVLFGFSQGTMMSLHVAPRREDAVAGIVAFSGRLLNPEALAEEARVKPPVLLVHGDADDVVAPQSLPQAAEALQEAGWQDVYAHVMKGTGHGIAPDGLSVALAFMRDKLGL, from the coding sequence ATGACACGGGTTTTGAACGCCGAGCGCCGCGAGCCGGTCTCTGGCACCACACGGTCGGTTGTGGTGTTCCTGCATGGCTATGGGGCCAATGGCGCTGACCTGCTGGGCCTCGCCGATCCTCTGAGCGAGCATTTGCCGGACACGCTTTTCGTTGCGCCCGACGCGCCTGAAGCCTGCGCCGGCGCACCGATGGGCTTCCAGTGGTTCCCGATCCCGTGGATCGATGGATCATCCGAAGAGGAATCGATGCGCGGGATGATGAGCGCGGTCGAAGACCTCGACGCCTTCCTCGATGCGCTGATGGTGGACGAAGACGTGCTGCCCGAACAGGTCGTGCTCTTTGGCTTTTCTCAAGGCACGATGATGTCGCTGCATGTGGCCCCGCGCCGCGAGGATGCGGTGGCGGGCATCGTGGCCTTTTCGGGCCGCCTGCTGAACCCCGAAGCGCTGGCCGAAGAGGCGCGCGTCAAGCCGCCGGTGCTGCTGGTGCACGGAGATGCCGACGATGTGGTGGCACCGCAATCCCTGCCGCAGGCCGCCGAAGCCCTGCAAGAGGCCGGGTGGCAGGACGTCTACGCCCATGTGATGAAGGGCACCGGCCATGGCATCGCACCGGATGGCTTGAGTGTCGCACTTGCCTTCATGCGCGACAAACTGGGGCTTTAA
- a CDS encoding HNH endonuclease encodes MDGDFRTEFTRHPAALKHHPALVLNADYRPLSYYPLSLWPWQEAVKAKWLDRVEIVAEYDEVVRSPSTVIRIPSVVVLKDYVKPQKRVAFTRFNLFLRDEFRCQYCGAKGDLTFDHVVPRAAGGVTSWQNVVAACSPCNLRKGSRPLHRTGLALRKPPRQPAAEELRNMGRKFPPGHLHESWMDFLYWDAELQA; translated from the coding sequence ATGGACGGCGATTTCAGGACCGAATTTACCCGCCACCCGGCGGCGCTCAAACACCACCCCGCGCTGGTGCTCAACGCGGATTATCGGCCATTGTCTTATTATCCGCTGTCGCTGTGGCCGTGGCAAGAAGCGGTAAAGGCCAAATGGCTCGACCGGGTCGAGATCGTCGCCGAATATGACGAGGTGGTGCGCAGCCCCTCTACGGTGATCAGGATCCCTTCCGTTGTCGTTCTCAAAGACTATGTCAAACCTCAAAAGCGCGTGGCCTTCACGCGCTTTAATTTATTTCTGAGGGATGAATTCCGCTGCCAATACTGCGGCGCGAAGGGGGATCTGACCTTTGACCATGTGGTGCCCCGCGCTGCGGGTGGGGTGACAAGCTGGCAAAACGTGGTGGCGGCCTGTAGCCCCTGCAATCTGCGCAAAGGCTCGCGGCCCTTGCACCGCACGGGGCTGGCTTTGCGCAAACCGCCGCGCCAACCCGCCGCCGAAGAGTTGCGCAACATGGGGCGCAAATTCCCGCCCGGCCATCTGCATGAAAGCTGGATGGATTTTCTCTATTGGGATGCCGAGCTTCAGGCCTGA